The DNA segment GCCCCGGACGTCGTCGTAGTCCGACTTTGGCCCGTACTCCCGTGGTGCTCGGTAGAGGTAGGTCGCGCTCAAGCCGGTGAGGATGGGAACACCCCGAGAGAGGTGCCGGACCAGCAGGTCCGTCGTCAGGTCCTCGAACTCCAGCCGGCCTCCACGTGTCAGGAACTCAAGGTACCCCTCGGTTGCGGCCTGGAGCCGCTTTTTTTGCTTATAGCGGGCCTGCGCGGCGAGCTTCGCCGCGAGTCCGTCCTGACCTGATTCAAACCAGGTTGGGTCGAACATGCGGACGTTGTAGGTGTAGATCGTCGCCTTGAAGCCCCTCCGGAGGGCATGGCAGGCGAGGATGACCGCAAGGGTGCCGCCATTTTCAAGTCGACGGACTTCGCGGAGCAACTGGTCCAGGGGCAAGTCGCGGCGGAAATACCGATAGACAGCGTGCAGGCAGGTTGGGCCGCAGGCGGTCTCGTCCGGTTGCGGGAGGATGTCGAGGCGGAGCTTGTTTTGCATCCGGCGTGGCGTCCGAGCGTCGGCGGAGAGTGTAGCTGGTCACAGCCACACCAAGCCCGGGTGCCAGCCTGCCCCGGACTCGCTGCCGATGCGGGGATTGGACACAGCGGCGGCAGGCAGCCGACAAGGGCGGGAATGCGGGCCCGGATTGGGCCACCCCGGCCGTGCGGGGAGCGAAGACGGTTGGTATCGTGGAGGGATCCGGCGTCCTGCCGGGAGAAGAGGATTCCATGGCGGATACGAAGAACCCCGGTTTGGGCGTCGGCGTGCAGCAGAGCGGGAGCACCATCATGGGGCACCCGCCGGGCTTGTTCCTGCTGTTCCTGGTCGAAATGTGGGAGCGGTTCAGCTATTACGGCATGCGGGCGCTGCTCACGCTGTACCTCGTCGCGGTGATCTCAGCGAAACAGGTGGGGCCGGGGACATACGAGAACACCCTGGTCTTCGAAGAAAAGCCTCTCCAGCCCACGCAGGCCATCGCCGCGCAGGAGCGGACGATCCTGCTGGACATCGGCGACGCCAAGCCGGCCGTTCCACCGGCTCCAAAGCCGACCGGGAACCCGGTTCTGGTGATCCGACCGGCCAAGCAGGTGGCGGATCCCTCGGATGCGAGCAAGCAAGTCTGGGTCGCGGCGGACGATGCGGACTCGGGGTATCACACCGTGAGCGGCCCGGAGGGCGGGCCGTTTGTCGGCGGCGAGTTCGGGTATGTCGTGACGAATCCGACCGATGTGCCGGTGTCCTGCGTGATCAAGCTCGAACGTGGAGTGGACGGCACCAAGCAGACATTCTTTACGATCAACGACAATGCCGAACTGGTGACGGCGGAGATCAAGCCCGACAAGAGCCTGGGCACTGATCGTCCGTTCGTCGCGGTGCTGGCCTTGAACTCCCACGACAGCGGGCGAAACTGGAGCGAGGGCTCCGCAAACACGCTCTACGGCTGGTACACGGGCCTGGCGTACCTGCTGCCCATCCTCGGCGGCCTGCTCGCGGACAAGCTCATCGGTACGCACCGGTCGATGGTCATCGGGAGCATCCTGATCGCCATGGGGCACATCATCCTGGGCGTATCCGGATTCGGCGAACTGGCGCTCAACGCGGTGGGGATGTCAACCTTCATCGGCGGACTCGCGGTGATTGTGCTCGGCACCGGCTTCTTCAAGCCGACGGTGTCGGTGATGGTCGGGCAGTTGTACGGTCAGGACGATCCACGCCGGGACGGTGCTTTCACCATTTTCTACATGGGCATCAATCTCGGTGCGTTCCTCTGCGCCTACGTGTGCGGCACGCTTGGTGAGAAGGTCGGCTGGCACTGGGGCTTCGGGTCTGCCGCGGTCGGGATGCTCCTGGGGATGTGCCTCTACCTGTGGGGGAAGCCGCGGTATCTCATCGGTATCGGCGAGGCCCCCCGGGCGGGGGCGTGGCGGAATGCGATGATCTTCCTCCTCCTTTCGCTCGTGGCCTCGGCGCTCTTCGGCTACCTCTACCACTCGGGGATGACCCGCACACTGAACAGCGGCGTCGAGTACCTGCAATCCAGGCCGCCACTCGGCTGGGCAGTCGTCGCGGCGCTGTTGGCGATCATCCTCGGGTGGGTCGGCTGGTTCCTCGCGAACAACCGGCCCGAGGATCGTGGCCCGGTGATCACGATCTTCGTGTTCATGCTCTTCAACGCCGTGTTCTGGATGGGATTCGAGCAGGCGGGATCGAGCATCAACCTCTTCACGAAGCAGAACACCGATCGCGATCTGTTCGGATTCGAGATCCCGGCCTCGTGGTTCCAGTCCGTGAATGCCGGACTGATCTTCATCATGGCGCCCTTCTTCGCCTGGCTCTGGACCGCTCTGGGCCGCAGGAAACTCAACCCGAGCCAGCCCATCAAGATCTTCCTTGGCATCTTCTTCCTCGGCGTCGGCTACCTGTTCATGGTGCGTGCCGGGGCCATCGCCGCAGGCGGCGCGGCCAAGGCCGGCATGATGTACATCTTCCTGCTCTACTTCTGGCACACCGTCGGCGAGTTGTGCCTCTCGCCGACCGGCCTGTCGTACGTCACCAAGGCCGCGCCCGTGAAGTTCGTCTCGCTCCTGATGGGCATCTGGTTCGTGTCGTCGTTCATTGCCAATCTCGGCGGCGGATTGGTCGCCGCCCAGGTGAAGGCTGTTGAGCAGGGCGACTACAAGCTGCCGTGGAACTTCGGCGGGCAGGGGGACTTCTTCTTCCTGTTTGTCGTGGCGTGCTCGGTTGCGGCGGCGCTCATGCTCGTGCTGACCCCATTCCTCAAGAAGCTGATGCGGCCGGGAACCTGATGATGCAGCAGGCCTGATTGCCTGATCACTCAACCGCCCCGATTCCCCGCGGTATCCTCCATGGGGAAGACCCACAGGGGACACCCATGCAGCGAGCGTGGCTTTTTTGCATCGCCGTACAGTTGTGCTGCACCCCATTGTGGGCCCAGCCCGTCAAGGCGCCGGGGAATCTCGACTTTGAGTCGGGGGCTCCCGGCAGCGCGCCGCCAGGGTGGTTCGTTCCTACTCCCGGCATCAAGGCCTCCATCTCGGATCACGGCGCCGTTGAGGGCGCACAGTGTCTCCAGATCGTCGGCAGCCGGAAGGGCCGGGAGGCTCCGTTCGGCAACGTCATGCAGATGTTCGACGCGGCCGCGTTCCGCGGCAAGCGGGTCGCTCTCTCCGGCCAAGTCAGGATCGAGCGGCCCGAGGGCTCGGATGCGAGAGCCCAGCTCTGGCTGCGGGTGGATCGGGCGCCGGAAGCCGGGGGGAATCCGCGGCCGGGATTCTTCGACAACATGAACGACCGTCCGGTCACCTCCGATCTATGGTCGCAATGCGTGATCGCCGGTCCCGTTGCCGATGACGCCACGGCGATCGCAATCGGATGCCTTGTCATCGGGGCCAACGAGGGGGTCACCGTCTGGGTCGATGGGCTCTCGTTCGGCGTGGATGACACACCCCGGATTGTCGATCCGCCCGCTCCGGTCTCCGACCGCGGCATGGAGAATCTGATCGCGTTGGCCAGGCTGCTCGGCTACGTGAGGTACTTCCATCCCTCCGATCAGGCCGCAAAGGCCGATTGGGACGCGATCGCGATCGAGGGGGTACGCAGGGTCGAGGCCGCCCGTGATGCCAACGACCTCGCCGCGAGTCTCAGGGCGTTGATCTTGCCTTACGCGCCGACCGTCCGGATCGAGACGGAACCTGTCGAAGCACCCGACGCCGACGCTCTGAAGCAGCTCGCAAACGGCGACCGCGAGCCGCGTGAAGGGGAGAGTGGCGTCCAGGAACCGGGATTCGTCATCGCGTGGCGGCACCACGGCCTCGGCCCGCAGCTCGCGGGGCTGGGGAAGGACGCCAAGACGATCTACCGAAGTTCCCGTGTGCGCCGTCCAATCGGGGAGGATCCCGGGTCTTCTCCGATTCCGCCGCTCGGCGCGGCCATCGCCGCCGACCTTGGCGGCGGGGTGTGGTGCTCGGTGCCGATTACTCTGTGTGCCGACTCCCGCTCCACCCTGCCGGTCGTCGATGAGCCGGCGAGCCCGCGTGACGCATGGCCCGTCCGCTGGCGCCCCTTGGGTGACGATCGCGCGGTTCGCCTGGCGGATGTGATCCTGTGCTGGAATGCGCTCCAGCACTTCTATCCGTACTTCGATGCGGTCGACTCCGACTGGGCCGCTGAACTTCCTGCCGCCCTCCGGCGGGCCGGGATGGACGCGGACGAGGGGGCATTCGTGGACACGCTGCGGCGCATGCTGGCCGCCCTTCACGATGGGCATGTGCATGTGGGGCACGCCTCCCGGGCCTCCGCCTACACCCTCCCGATCGCGTGGGATTGGGTTGAGGACCAGCTGGTCGTCACCCAAGTAGCCGAGGCCGCGGATGGGCCGGAGAGGGGCGATGTTGTTGTCTCAATCGACGGGGTGCCAGCAAGGACCGTGTTTGACGAAGCCCGGGCGCTCACCTCTGGGGCGACGGCGGGCTGGATCAACCACCAGGCGCTCCAAGAGATGCTCAGGGGCGATTCTTCGCGGCCGGTCCTGCTTGTTCTTGAATCCCCGGGTGGAGCGCAGCGTGGGGTGGCCCTGCCGCGGGCTGTCCGGGAGACGCCGGTCGTTGAGCCTCGGCCGAAGCCGATCGCCGAGCTGAGTCCGGGGATCTGGTACGTGGACATCGATCGGATCGACGATGCAGCGTTCCGAGGGGCCCTGCCGGACCTGGAGAAAGCCGCCGGGATCGTCTTCGATCTGCGTGGATACCCGGGCAAGCTCTCGACAATTGTCCTGGCCCACTTGATCGACACGCCGATCACCTGCTCGCGTTGGAATGTCCCGATCATCACGTGGCCAGATGGGCTCCACCGGGATTTTGAGTTCTCGAACTGGACGGTTCGGCCAGCGCGGCCGCGGCTGAAGTGCCCGACCGCATTCATCATCGACGGTCGGGCGATTTCCTATGCCGAGACGTACATGGCCATGGTCGAAAACTACGCCCTTGCACGCATCGTCGGCCAGCCCACGGCAGGGACGAACGGCAACGTCAACTCGCTCCTCTTGCCCGGCGGCTACTCCGCCTCGTTCACCGGTATGAAGGTACTGCGTCACGACGGCTCCCAGTACCACGGCAAGCCCGTCCAGCCGACGGACCCGGTCAATCGCACACGCACAGGGATCATCGAGGGAAGGGACGAACTGCTTGATCGGGCTGTCGAGATCGTGTCGCCCGATTAGTCGCCGGCTAGCCGGCATCAGTCTTCCGGCCGTTCACCCTCGGGCGCCATCTTGACGATCCTCGGGTCGAAGCGGGCGATGACCTCGACCAGATCTGACTGGTGCGACATCACCTCGTGGATGTCCTTGTATGCCCCCGGCACCTCGTCCGAGCCTGCTGAAAGGACTTCGACCCCGTGAGTCTCCAGATCCTTGGCGACTGTCTTGATTCGGTACTGCTCGCGGGCCCTTGTGCGAGACATCGCCCGCCCCGCGCCGTGGCTCGCCGACAGCAGCGATTCACGGGAGCCCCGCCCCCGCACCACAAACCCCGGCGAAGCCATCGTTCCAGGGATGACTCCCAGCACGCCAACTCCGGCCGGTGTTGCGCCCTTTCGGTGCACAATCAGATCTCGCTCCCCACGGCCGTCTCCAGGGTCGTGGCGCTCCTTCCACGCGAAGTTGTGGTGATTCTCGATGGACGCCAGCGGGTCCGCGCCAAGCTCTCTAAGGATTCGCCGGTGGATGACCTCGTGGTTCGCCGCGGCGTACGCGCCCATGAGGTTCATCGCGTCCCAGTACTCGCGGCCTTCCTGCGAGTCCAGGTCGAGCCAGGCAAGATAGCGAAGGTCCTTGGGCAGGTCGTCGTGCAGGCTCATCGCCAGGCGAGAGTAGTGGTTGCAGACCGCCGCGCCAGTGCCGCGGCTGCCGCTGTGGGAGAGCAGGGCGAGGTACTCGCCCGCCACCAGCCCAAGGTCGGGCTTCTCCAGGGTGAGCGTGCCATACTCGACGAAGTGGTTGCCGGATCCGCTGGTCCCCAGCTGCGACCAGGCCTTGTCCTTGCCCTCGCGGGTGACGCGGCTGACGGTCCAATCAAGGTCAAGAACCTCGTGCTCGGCCCGTCGCTGGAGTGTGCCGCCGACGCCGAAACACGTCTTGGACTCCAGCGCATGGATCAACTGCTGCCGTTCGGCGGGCTTTGCCAGGCTTGTCGACGGAATGTCGAGAACGGTTAACCTCATCCGGCAGGCGATATCAACCCCGACCGCGTAGGGAATGACAGCGTTCTCGGTCGCGAGAACTCCCCCGATGGGCAGGCCGTACCCCTGGTGGGCGTCCGGCATCAGCGCGCCAACCACCGCTACCGGAAGCCGGCAGGCGGCCTCCATC comes from the Phycisphaeraceae bacterium genome and includes:
- a CDS encoding C39 family peptidase, coding for MQNKLRLDILPQPDETACGPTCLHAVYRYFRRDLPLDQLLREVRRLENGGTLAVILACHALRRGFKATIYTYNVRMFDPTWFESGQDGLAAKLAAQARYKQKKRLQAATEGYLEFLTRGGRLEFEDLTTDLLVRHLSRGVPILTGLSATYLYRAPREYGPKSDYDDVRGDPAGHFVVLCGYDEASRKVLVADPLHPNPWFESHLYEIDVERVICSILLGIVTYDPDLVILEPLGRGSPDASKGSATDRGTAPKAGKAARQDTKPVPRSAEAQSSRGGTRARGAGDSDGHPDRR
- a CDS encoding peptide MFS transporter — encoded protein: MADTKNPGLGVGVQQSGSTIMGHPPGLFLLFLVEMWERFSYYGMRALLTLYLVAVISAKQVGPGTYENTLVFEEKPLQPTQAIAAQERTILLDIGDAKPAVPPAPKPTGNPVLVIRPAKQVADPSDASKQVWVAADDADSGYHTVSGPEGGPFVGGEFGYVVTNPTDVPVSCVIKLERGVDGTKQTFFTINDNAELVTAEIKPDKSLGTDRPFVAVLALNSHDSGRNWSEGSANTLYGWYTGLAYLLPILGGLLADKLIGTHRSMVIGSILIAMGHIILGVSGFGELALNAVGMSTFIGGLAVIVLGTGFFKPTVSVMVGQLYGQDDPRRDGAFTIFYMGINLGAFLCAYVCGTLGEKVGWHWGFGSAAVGMLLGMCLYLWGKPRYLIGIGEAPRAGAWRNAMIFLLLSLVASALFGYLYHSGMTRTLNSGVEYLQSRPPLGWAVVAALLAIILGWVGWFLANNRPEDRGPVITIFVFMLFNAVFWMGFEQAGSSINLFTKQNTDRDLFGFEIPASWFQSVNAGLIFIMAPFFAWLWTALGRRKLNPSQPIKIFLGIFFLGVGYLFMVRAGAIAAGGAAKAGMMYIFLLYFWHTVGELCLSPTGLSYVTKAAPVKFVSLLMGIWFVSSFIANLGGGLVAAQVKAVEQGDYKLPWNFGGQGDFFFLFVVACSVAAALMLVLTPFLKKLMRPGT
- a CDS encoding RtcB family protein, with amino-acid sequence MTGSAKWRVWGAGLEEGAVSQMEAACRLPVAVVGALMPDAHQGYGLPIGGVLATENAVIPYAVGVDIACRMRLTVLDIPSTSLAKPAERQQLIHALESKTCFGVGGTLQRRAEHEVLDLDWTVSRVTREGKDKAWSQLGTSGSGNHFVEYGTLTLEKPDLGLVAGEYLALLSHSGSRGTGAAVCNHYSRLAMSLHDDLPKDLRYLAWLDLDSQEGREYWDAMNLMGAYAAANHEVIHRRILRELGADPLASIENHHNFAWKERHDPGDGRGERDLIVHRKGATPAGVGVLGVIPGTMASPGFVVRGRGSRESLLSASHGAGRAMSRTRAREQYRIKTVAKDLETHGVEVLSAGSDEVPGAYKDIHEVMSHQSDLVEVIARFDPRIVKMAPEGERPED